A portion of the Candidatus Pristimantibacillus lignocellulolyticus genome contains these proteins:
- a CDS encoding dihydropteridine reductase has translation MQIYWIKINKIIEETPEIKTYLLDCPEGFTWEEGSHTHFALEGFNVGDKPNRSLIRHMSISTLPHENSIGITTRIKEQCSEFKSILRNLEVGNEVAIFKTHSNMPLKREDKNVYLLSSGVGLATFRPLVLDYFKRADNVNLIHSLNIDSSKDFLFTNIFESAPDKKFTSQFVDNRKDYYEKVKNLATDKDGLFYVVGSDEFLMQNIKVLRGQGIKPEQIMLDKHEQKLHEFLTLNV, from the coding sequence ATGCAAATATATTGGATTAAAATAAATAAGATTATTGAAGAAACTCCTGAGATTAAAACATACCTACTAGATTGTCCGGAAGGCTTTACATGGGAAGAAGGGTCCCACACCCATTTCGCACTAGAAGGTTTTAATGTCGGAGATAAACCTAACCGTAGCCTGATTCGCCACATGTCCATCTCAACTTTACCACATGAAAATTCAATCGGTATTACAACACGTATTAAAGAGCAGTGCTCTGAGTTTAAATCGATATTAAGAAATCTTGAAGTTGGCAATGAAGTGGCTATATTTAAGACTCATTCGAATATGCCACTTAAAAGAGAAGATAAAAATGTATATTTGTTATCTTCAGGTGTTGGATTAGCAACGTTCAGACCACTTGTACTTGATTATTTCAAACGTGCTGATAACGTAAATCTCATTCATTCGTTGAATATTGATTCATCAAAAGATTTTTTATTCACAAATATTTTTGAATCTGCACCTGACAAGAAATTTACGTCACAGTTCGTCGATAATCGTAAAGACTATTATGAAAAAGTAAAAAACCTTGCCACAGACAAAGATGGACTCTTCTATGTTGTCGGAAGCGACGAATTCCTCATGCAGAACATTAAAGTACTGCGTGGGCAAGGCATTAAACCGGAACAAATTATGCTCGATAAACATGAACAAAAGCTGCATGAGTTTTTAACTCTAAATGTTTAG
- a CDS encoding S-layer homology domain-containing protein — MSKRFSKMLSSLCCLVMLTSLIPVSFAADTENIEIAEANETPTAMFGTPELGSDDPLWALTMEHLINKSTVPNDPRPHSTGTARILWDNNYLYARVVVEDRNLYQGPGADHTYDSLEFYVGSGSSGSNQWRVSSTGIFSGQSHTDRAAWTEITDTGYIVEMRIPKVTLEPGKLTFEVYINNSTENGGDRYEVVSAFGNPDTGYSNAASFTDSLELILANVVDTRFSITTLTDTGGRIMPIAPGNVLRVESGEDVTFTVTPNYGKIVNTVTVDGEAVAISNDNTFSLTNISADHEINVTFKDDSDADQLPFIVWNDNFASGEYTTAVIIDLGEGNEASGSELDPDLFTVTARNTTLVGNSVVFEGTRKISRVYANNEPKVRGYLGKVNNSPDYQDGLASGRYIVVELEFYTEAGGNRTLDGSSNSTRQNYNIVQNDVIVLTDGAPLSYTVFKQESVVNPILDKFTAHTSDSFNYARYLHTDEEGETLQGMPLYVYTHGMSRGGTQAMLDQKASMKSANGSVALMKKMEENPRKYASHILNISYNGTSTPQAGDVKKVIDDLVASGLVDANRIYVAGFSWGGAYTNTLINTYPGFFAAGAPMAPVFSSPEASQNQAHSDLAYWMFINAHNVGTYQTNLTNYINTNMPEMTNARASNFKSNEALTWPYNQFDQPSQRPNPVNTPVMQDYIAHEVEAAVLYNQITMDNPFTEETWSIAPIAQSPNLPAWDNDYSDVFDWMFSQSKLGVLPDGPTATFGTPELGSNDPLWNETMEYPINKSTVPDDSRPHATGNVKILWDNDYVYARVVVEDSNLYQGLGADHTYDSLEFYVGSGSSGSNQWRVSATGIFSGQSHTDRAAWNQITDTGYIVEMRIPKRNLTLEPGKFTFEVYINNSTENGGDRYEVVSAFGDPDKGFGGHSAFADSLELIDTDELDTRFSITTSTDTGGQITPNAPGNVLRVVPGSVKTFTIIPDHGKIVDTVTVDGEAVTISYDNTFSLTNISADHKIHVTFKDDPAADQLPFIVWNDNFASGEYTTALIIDLGEGKEAIGSELDPGMFTVSARNTTLVGDSVVFEGTRKISRVYANDEPKVRGYLGKVNNSPDYQDGLASGRYIVVELEFYTEVGGNSTLYSSNSTKQNYNIVQNDDIVLTKGAPLSYVVFGQENVVNPILDKFTSLTSDSVNYALYLHKDEEGEVLQGMPLYVYTHGFSRGGTQAHIDQKASMKSANGSVALMKKMEKDPDKYASHILNISFSGGSTPQIGDVKKIIDDMVASGAVDPNLIYASGFSMGAMYTNTLINTYPDFFAAAAPLGIASGTPSASANEAHKDQAYWIFVNTYDTRVNASQLDNFITNDISDLTNARASRFQSNEALTWPYNQYDQPSQRPNPDNTPPLLDYIAHEVEAAVLYNEITMENPFTEKTWSIAPIAQSPSLPAWDNDYSDVFDWMFSQRKLDVPSAPGGLKTKAGDGHVTLSWTAPADDGGSAILGYKVWYDNETPVTLSTKETEYTFTGLTNGQTYTFKVVAVNAKGDSVEITSTAMPKNTPIVPGPSGGNNGNTGNGTDNGSSKPTYTVNTPKDKPAVTDSNGNTTLPGGGLITTKGGTKLEVPEGTTINSNGKVTIPTDKSAKVALPGDNGIALNIHEGTELVFDDNTPLGFIVISGNSFNDINMDDWFYSYVNSAYTFGIFNGTTSTTFSPSTSMTRAMFVEVLANLENVNRSDYSSSRFSDVTDGQWYTAAVEWAAENGIVNGISADLFDPNASMTREQMLVILYNYMNFKGYEIPQSQTQSFADESKISSWALEAVKALQGIDIVTGKGNNIFDPKGRATRSEVATIFVRFVEYLAK, encoded by the coding sequence ATGTCAAAACGATTTAGCAAAATGCTCTCGTCCCTCTGTTGCTTGGTAATGTTGACGTCGCTAATACCTGTCAGCTTTGCCGCCGACACTGAAAACATCGAGATCGCAGAAGCGAATGAAACACCGACTGCCATGTTCGGAACTCCTGAGCTCGGGTCAGATGATCCCTTGTGGGCACTGACAATGGAGCATCTCATCAACAAAAGCACTGTGCCTAACGACCCCAGACCTCATTCCACGGGCACAGCCAGGATTCTTTGGGACAACAACTACCTGTATGCTCGCGTAGTTGTAGAGGACAGAAATCTCTATCAGGGACCTGGTGCGGATCATACGTACGACAGCTTAGAGTTTTATGTCGGCTCAGGTTCTAGCGGATCAAACCAATGGCGTGTCAGTTCGACGGGCATATTTTCAGGGCAGTCCCATACTGATAGAGCTGCGTGGACCGAGATCACAGATACTGGATACATCGTGGAAATGAGAATCCCAAAAGTAACCTTGGAGCCAGGCAAGCTTACCTTCGAAGTCTATATCAATAACTCCACGGAAAATGGTGGGGATCGCTATGAAGTCGTTTCCGCTTTCGGAAATCCGGACACGGGTTATAGCAACGCCGCTTCATTTACAGACAGCTTGGAGCTCATTCTTGCTAATGTTGTGGACACTAGATTCTCAATCACCACCTTGACGGATACGGGCGGACGCATAATGCCAATCGCACCCGGCAATGTTTTGAGAGTGGAAAGTGGAGAAGACGTAACCTTTACGGTTACTCCTAATTACGGAAAAATTGTAAATACCGTAACGGTTGATGGTGAAGCAGTGGCTATATCCAATGATAATACGTTTTCTTTAACAAATATTAGCGCTGATCATGAAATTAACGTAACGTTTAAAGATGATTCAGACGCTGACCAGCTTCCTTTTATCGTATGGAATGACAATTTTGCTAGCGGCGAGTACACAACGGCTGTCATCATCGACTTAGGCGAAGGGAATGAAGCGTCAGGTTCCGAGCTTGATCCGGACTTATTTACAGTGACAGCTAGAAACACGACCCTTGTCGGTAACTCAGTGGTCTTTGAAGGAACACGCAAGATCTCAAGAGTATACGCCAATAACGAGCCGAAAGTCCGCGGCTATCTTGGGAAGGTAAACAACTCACCCGATTATCAGGACGGACTGGCAAGTGGCCGTTACATCGTAGTTGAGCTTGAGTTTTATACCGAAGCCGGCGGCAATAGAACGCTGGATGGCAGCTCGAACTCGACAAGGCAAAACTACAACATTGTTCAAAACGATGTTATCGTGCTAACTGATGGTGCTCCGCTTAGCTACACCGTATTCAAACAAGAAAGCGTTGTCAATCCGATCCTTGACAAATTTACAGCACATACGAGTGATTCGTTCAATTACGCGCGCTACCTTCACACGGATGAAGAAGGTGAAACGCTACAAGGAATGCCGCTATATGTCTATACTCACGGTATGTCACGAGGCGGCACACAAGCAATGCTCGACCAAAAAGCGTCTATGAAATCTGCTAACGGTTCGGTTGCGCTGATGAAGAAAATGGAAGAAAACCCTAGAAAATATGCTAGCCATATTCTGAATATTTCTTATAATGGAACATCTACTCCACAAGCAGGCGATGTTAAGAAGGTTATCGACGACTTAGTTGCCAGCGGATTAGTAGACGCTAACCGTATTTATGTGGCAGGCTTTTCATGGGGTGGCGCGTATACGAACACCTTAATTAACACCTACCCTGGCTTCTTCGCAGCAGGTGCACCTATGGCCCCAGTATTCAGCTCACCGGAAGCTAGCCAAAACCAAGCTCACAGTGATCTTGCTTATTGGATGTTTATCAATGCTCATAACGTTGGAACATACCAAACTAACCTCACTAACTATATAAATACTAATATGCCGGAAATGACTAACGCAAGGGCTTCGAACTTTAAGAGTAATGAGGCTCTTACGTGGCCATATAATCAATTTGATCAGCCAAGTCAGAGACCAAATCCGGTCAACACACCTGTCATGCAAGACTATATCGCACACGAAGTAGAAGCAGCGGTTCTGTACAACCAGATTACTATGGATAATCCGTTTACTGAGGAGACTTGGAGCATTGCTCCGATAGCACAGTCCCCTAACTTGCCGGCTTGGGACAATGACTACTCAGACGTCTTTGATTGGATGTTCTCACAGAGTAAACTAGGCGTGCTGCCTGATGGTCCTACCGCAACATTTGGAACTCCTGAGCTCGGTTCCAATGACCCACTGTGGAATGAGACAATGGAGTATCCAATTAACAAAAGCACTGTACCAGATGATTCAAGACCGCATGCTACCGGCAATGTAAAGATCCTTTGGGACAATGACTACGTGTATGCTCGTGTAGTTGTAGAGGATAGTAATCTCTATCAGGGACTTGGTGCGGATCATACGTACGACAGCTTAGAGTTTTATGTCGGCTCAGGATCCAGCGGTTCAAACCAATGGCGTGTCAGTGCGACAGGCATATTTTCAGGGCAGTCCCATACGGACAGAGCTGCATGGAATCAAATCACGGACACTGGATACATTGTGGAAATGAGAATCCCAAAAAGAAACTTGACCTTGGAGCCAGGCAAGTTTACCTTCGAGGTTTATATCAATAACTCGACGGAAAATGGTGGGGATCGCTATGAAGTCGTTTCCGCTTTCGGAGATCCGGACAAGGGTTTTGGTGGTCATTCTGCATTTGCAGACAGCTTGGAGCTCATTGATACCGATGAATTGGACACTAGATTCTCAATCACCACCTCCACGGATACGGGCGGCCAAATAACTCCGAACGCACCCGGCAATGTTCTAAGAGTCGTGCCTGGCTCAGTCAAAACATTTACGATTATCCCTGATCACGGAAAAATTGTAGATACCGTAACGGTTGATGGTGAGGCTGTGACTATATCCTACGATAATACTTTTTCTTTAACAAATATTAGCGCTGATCATAAAATTCACGTGACATTCAAAGATGATCCAGCCGCTGATCAACTTCCTTTTATCGTATGGAATGATAACTTTGCTAGTGGCGAGTACACAACGGCTCTCATCATCGACTTAGGCGAAGGGAAAGAAGCGATAGGTTCCGAGCTTGATCCAGGCATGTTTACTGTGTCAGCTAGAAACACGACGCTAGTCGGTGACTCAGTAGTCTTTGAAGGAACGCGCAAAATCTCAAGAGTATACGCCAATGACGAACCGAAAGTGCGCGGCTATCTTGGGAAGGTAAACAATTCACCGGATTATCAGGACGGTCTGGCAAGTGGCCGTTACATTGTAGTTGAGCTTGAGTTTTATACAGAAGTCGGCGGCAATTCAACACTCTACAGCAGTAACTCGACAAAACAAAATTACAATATTGTTCAAAACGACGATATCGTTCTAACTAAAGGCGCTCCCCTTAGCTACGTGGTTTTTGGACAGGAAAACGTTGTAAATCCGATCCTTGACAAGTTTACATCACTTACAAGCGATTCAGTCAATTACGCACTCTATCTTCACAAGGATGAAGAAGGTGAAGTGTTACAAGGAATGCCGCTATATGTCTATACTCATGGTTTTTCACGCGGCGGCACACAAGCACATATCGATCAAAAAGCGTCAATGAAATCCGCTAACGGTTCGGTTGCTCTGATGAAGAAAATGGAAAAAGATCCTGACAAATATGCTAGCCATATTCTGAATATTTCCTTTAGTGGCGGTTCTACTCCACAAATAGGCGATGTTAAGAAGATTATCGACGACATGGTTGCCAGCGGGGCAGTTGACCCTAACCTTATTTATGCGTCGGGTTTTTCAATGGGTGCAATGTATACGAACACCTTAATTAACACATACCCTGATTTCTTCGCGGCAGCTGCACCTTTGGGAATTGCAAGTGGTACGCCGTCAGCGAGCGCAAACGAAGCTCACAAAGACCAGGCCTATTGGATATTTGTAAACACTTATGACACTCGAGTAAATGCATCGCAGCTCGATAACTTCATTACTAACGATATTTCGGATTTGACCAACGCAAGGGCTTCTCGTTTCCAGAGCAATGAAGCTCTCACGTGGCCATACAATCAATATGATCAGCCAAGTCAGAGACCAAATCCGGACAACACACCTCCCCTTCTTGACTATATAGCGCACGAAGTAGAAGCGGCGGTTCTTTACAACGAGATTACTATGGAGAATCCTTTTACTGAGAAGACTTGGAGCATAGCTCCAATAGCACAATCCCCTAGCTTGCCGGCTTGGGACAATGACTACTCAGACGTCTTTGATTGGATGTTTTCTCAGAGAAAACTAGACGTACCTAGTGCTCCTGGCGGCTTAAAAACTAAGGCGGGCGATGGACACGTCACATTGAGCTGGACTGCTCCGGCTGATGACGGTGGCAGTGCGATATTGGGCTACAAGGTCTGGTATGACAATGAAACGCCAGTCACACTGAGTACTAAGGAGACCGAATATACTTTCACAGGCCTGACTAACGGCCAAACTTACACCTTCAAGGTCGTCGCGGTGAACGCGAAGGGCGACAGTGTGGAAATAACTTCGACAGCTATGCCGAAAAATACTCCTATTGTGCCTGGTCCTTCTGGCGGAAACAACGGTAATACGGGCAACGGGACAGACAATGGATCGTCAAAGCCGACCTATACAGTGAACACACCGAAGGATAAGCCCGCGGTCACAGACTCAAACGGCAATACTACCCTGCCTGGCGGTGGCTTGATTACGACCAAGGGCGGGACGAAGCTTGAAGTGCCTGAAGGCACAACAATAAACTCAAACGGTAAGGTGACCATTCCAACAGACAAGAGCGCCAAAGTTGCACTACCAGGCGACAACGGCATAGCGTTGAACATCCATGAGGGTACTGAGCTTGTGTTCGATGACAACACCCCTCTGGGCTTCATCGTGATATCGGGCAATTCTTTCAATGATATCAACATGGACGACTGGTTCTACAGCTACGTAAACTCAGCCTACACATTCGGCATTTTCAACGGCACTACGTCCACGACGTTCTCGCCGAGCACCTCAATGACACGTGCGATGTTTGTAGAGGTACTTGCCAATCTTGAGAATGTAAACCGCTCCGACTACTCCAGTTCCCGCTTTAGCGACGTGACGGACGGACAGTGGTACACGGCGGCAGTCGAGTGGGCTGCTGAAAACGGCATAGTCAACGGTATAAGCGCAGATTTGTTTGATCCTAATGCATCGATGACACGCGAACAGATGCTAGTGATATTGTATAACTATATGAACTTCAAGGGCTATGAGATCCCTCAAAGCCAAACTCAGTCCTTCGCGGATGAAAGCAAAATAAGTTCATGGGCATTGGAGGCAGTTAAGGCGCTACAAGGCATCGACATTGTAACAGGTAAGGGTAACAACATCTTTGACCCTAAAGGTAGAGCTACCCGTTCCGAAGTAGCCACTATCTTTGTAAGGTTCGTCGAATATCTGGCTAAGTAA
- a CDS encoding tRNA-dihydrouridine synthase, with protein MSNEQNFWLDLPKPFFILAPMEDVTDVVFRHVVSTAAKPDVFFTEFTSTDSYCHPDGIASTRGRLTFTEDEQPIVAHIWGNKPALFEQMSIDMKKLGFRGIDLNMGCPVQNVASNGKGAGLIQHPEVAAEIIQAAKAGGLPVSVKTRLGYFEVDEWRDWLRHILSQDIANLSIHLRTKKEMSKVDAHWELIPEIKKLRDEIAPNTLLTINGDIPDRATGLKLVEQYGVDGVMIGRGIFTNPFAFEKEPKEHSAKEFLNLLLLQLDLHDKYSTEAEPRSFKPLLRFFKIYVRGFRGAGELRNQLMDTRSTDEVRRLVQPYLDQELE; from the coding sequence ATGAGTAACGAACAAAATTTTTGGCTTGATTTACCAAAGCCGTTTTTTATATTAGCACCAATGGAGGATGTAACAGATGTTGTATTCCGTCACGTCGTTAGTACAGCTGCAAAGCCTGACGTATTTTTCACGGAATTCACAAGTACAGATAGTTATTGTCACCCTGATGGGATAGCCAGTACTCGTGGTCGGTTAACATTTACAGAAGATGAGCAACCGATCGTCGCTCATATTTGGGGTAATAAGCCTGCATTGTTTGAACAAATGAGTATTGATATGAAAAAACTTGGTTTTCGTGGTATCGATCTAAACATGGGGTGCCCAGTACAAAACGTCGCATCCAACGGAAAAGGTGCTGGATTAATACAACACCCTGAAGTTGCGGCAGAAATTATTCAAGCAGCCAAAGCTGGTGGATTGCCGGTTAGTGTTAAAACAAGATTGGGTTACTTTGAAGTTGACGAATGGCGCGATTGGTTAAGACATATATTGAGCCAAGACATTGCGAATCTTTCTATTCACCTTCGGACAAAAAAAGAGATGAGTAAAGTAGATGCACACTGGGAACTCATCCCTGAAATTAAGAAATTACGCGATGAAATTGCTCCAAATACATTGTTGACCATTAATGGAGATATTCCTGACCGTGCAACAGGATTAAAATTAGTGGAACAATATGGCGTGGATGGCGTCATGATTGGCCGCGGAATTTTCACCAATCCATTCGCTTTTGAAAAAGAACCTAAGGAACATAGCGCGAAGGAGTTTCTCAACTTACTTCTTTTACAGTTAGATCTTCACGATAAATATTCAACAGAAGCCGAACCACGTTCATTCAAACCGCTTCTTCGCTTTTTCAAAATCTATGTTCGTGGATTTAGAGGTGCAGGTGAACTACGAAACCAATTAATGGATACGAGATCAACTGATGAAGTACGTAGATTAGTACAACCTTATTTAGATCAAGAATTAGAATAA